In Pseudomonas fakonensis, one DNA window encodes the following:
- a CDS encoding retention module-containing protein — MAKLVGVVSKVVGQVFAVSDDGHRRLLAEGDRLYAGEQLETGNSGAVAVHLQNGAELTLGRDSSLEMSPELLANRAPHVQAPDPVPSEAQLSDVEQLQRAIAAGSDPTQDAEATAAGGNPGGVGALGGGHSFVLLTEVAGRVDPTIGFPTAGFNNIPELANDRLGALDGDRDGAANLPPDRPVQLEGLSVELGELTLNEANLPDGSASAPGQLTQSGSFTVVAPDGVFNLSVGGINVVTAGAVTGVGQSITTALGNTLTITGYNPATGVVSYSYTLNGAEHHPDGAGNNVLGEHFPVLVSDTDGDVASGSLDVRIIDDVPKAVDDHNATPATELHTELTGNVLDNDTQGADRVPGGMVQGGTFTGTYGTLVLNADGSYTYTLNTSDPDFKNLFGGGTGVEHFTYTLKDADGDTSSATLTLDVKNLDDPVKLGGLDVANGEVTVYEKFLGDGSTPNAAQLTQGGTFTVDAPDGLKTLTVAGLNLVVDGTPAGFPQSVTTPLGNTLTITGYNPATGVVSYTYQLLDNEAHANADGTNSLTEHFTVTATDMDGSTASGTLDVNIVDDVPKAVDDHNATPATELHTELTGNVLDNDTQGADRVPGGMVQGGTFTGTYGTLVLNADGSYTYTLNTSDPDFKNLFGGGTGVEHFTYTLKDADGDTSSATLTLDVKNLDDPVKLGGLDVANGEVTVYEKFLGDGSTPNAAQLTQGGTFTVDAPDGLKTLTVAGLNLVVDGTPAGFPQSVTTPLGNTLTITGYNPATGVVSYTYQLLDNEAHANADGTNSLTEHFTVTATDMDGSTASGTLDVNIVDDVPKAEDDHNATPATELHTELTGNVLDNDTQGADRVPGGMVQGGTFTGTYGTLVLNADGSYTYTLNTSDPDFKNLFGGGTGVEHFTYTLKDADGDTSSATLTLDVKNLDDPVKLGGLDVANGEVTVYEKFLGDGSTPNAAQLTQGGTFTVDAPDGLKTLTVAGLNLVVDGTPVGFPQSVTTPLGNTLTITGYNPATGVVSYTYQLLDNEAHANADGTNSLTEHFTVTATDMDGSTASGTLDVNIVDDVPQARCDFAEVTEGGSVSGNVLDNDTTGADVRADGQYVVGVRAGSDTSSSAIGHVGEQIMGQYGYLTLDANGVGTYHANPNQDLPQWATDTFVYTIRDADGDESTTTINIKVQDCKLVAGEDDVTVYEKALDLCKTGADLAPGNVVGSDPHSPGETATGSLADAVQGGVGALTFTLVGNATGQYGQIHLNIDGSYTYTLTSAPSSPAPGNDGPNIVTESFTYQVKDSLGNTTTSTIVINIVDDVPKAHCDYADVTEGGTVSGNVLANDVLGADVRADGQYVVGVRAGSDTSTSAIGHVGDAINGQYGYLTLDSQGNASYHAYANQDLPQWASDTFVYTIRDADGDESTATITVNVQDSKLMAGVDDVTVYENALDLCKTGDDLAPGNVVGSDPQSPGETATGSLADAVHGGVGALSFTLVGNATGQYGQILLNADGSYTYTLTSAPNSPNHVNDGPNIVTESFTYQVKDSLGNTTTSTIVINIVDDVPKAHCDYADVNQGGAVSGNVLANDVVGADVRTDGQYVVGVRAGHDTSTSAVGHVGEQVMGLYGYLTLDAQGNATYHANPDSVLPPWAADSFTYTIRDADGDESTTTIRISVQDSKLMASDNHDVTVYEKALDLHQDGNDLAAGNTTGSDPASTGETASGNLAGSVSGGIGGLTYSLVGSATGAYGQIQVKADGSYTYTLTSAPKTPGGADDGANTLNDHFTYKATDALGNSVTGSITINIVDDVPQVQNAVRSITPGQVDSNLLLVIDVSGSMDSPSGVSGLSRLDLAKQAINALLDKYDAMGDIKVQVVTFSSGATDKTPVWVSIGEAKSLIAGLSAGGTTHYDAAASTAQQAFDTSGKIVGAQNIGYFFSDGEPTAGHGMTSSLENNWESFLDQNGIKSYAIGLGNGVNTGNLNPLAYDGSSHVDTNSVVVTDLGQLNAVLSGTVQGAPITGSLMSGGTFGADGGFIKALLVDGTTYSFDPNAHGGQGGYSVTGGADKATFDTASNSLAIKTGLGGTLLVDMDNGEFTYTPPKGTGANQAEQFGFTASDNDGDTRSATLTVNINANTAPVAGADHIITNITGASISLPAAALLANDSDADHDRLSAAPITFNTGFADKGEGFTPGTQARTITFDAPGNKAENQYRDLARSEFTSLSGGMTAALVVAGYLGGISNSNANDEDTFTVTLRKGETLTLDHNQPAGNLMMEWKDAGGSYQGIADGGSFTASHDGVYSIHVVNSENAIGNSKAAENYKLSLVVDYSQASNPVVHDTYTVSDNHGGTATGNVDISYQSGHTLNGTAGDDVLLAGTGENTLNGGDGNDVLVAGNGTSSLYGGAGDDLLLAGTGNDLFDGGTGNDTVSFAKAGAGVVVDLGIVGQQNTVGAGHDTFVSIENLIGSDYNDTLIGNAGDNLLNGGAGNDVLKGGAGNDTLIGGPGDDIMTGGPGNDTFVWQKGDTGHDTVTDFTPGSDHLDLSQLLQGENATSASLDDYLHFKVSGSGAGVVSTIEVSSIAGAAPTQTIELAGVDLAQHYGVTAGAGGVIAAGHDTATIINGMLNDHSLKVDTV, encoded by the coding sequence ATGGCCAAATTAGTTGGCGTGGTCAGCAAAGTGGTCGGGCAGGTATTCGCGGTCAGTGATGACGGCCACCGCCGCCTGCTGGCGGAGGGCGACCGGTTGTATGCCGGCGAACAGCTGGAAACCGGCAACAGCGGCGCGGTGGCGGTGCACCTGCAGAACGGTGCCGAACTGACCCTGGGCCGCGACAGCAGCCTTGAGATGTCCCCCGAGCTGTTAGCTAACCGAGCCCCCCACGTGCAGGCTCCCGACCCGGTGCCGAGCGAAGCGCAACTGAGCGATGTGGAGCAGTTGCAACGGGCCATTGCCGCTGGCAGCGACCCGACCCAGGACGCCGAGGCGACCGCTGCCGGTGGCAACCCTGGCGGTGTCGGGGCATTGGGTGGCGGGCACAGCTTCGTACTGCTGACCGAGGTGGCCGGGCGCGTCGACCCGACCATCGGCTTCCCCACGGCCGGCTTCAACAATATCCCGGAGCTGGCCAATGACCGCCTCGGTGCACTGGACGGTGACCGCGACGGCGCCGCCAACCTACCGCCGGATCGCCCGGTGCAGCTCGAAGGCCTGAGCGTCGAGCTCGGCGAGCTGACCTTGAACGAGGCCAACCTGCCCGATGGCTCGGCCAGCGCGCCGGGGCAACTGACGCAGAGCGGCAGTTTCACCGTGGTGGCCCCCGACGGGGTGTTCAACCTCAGCGTTGGCGGCATCAATGTGGTGACCGCCGGGGCGGTGACCGGTGTTGGGCAGTCCATCACCACTGCTCTGGGCAATACCCTGACCATCACCGGCTACAACCCGGCCACTGGCGTGGTCAGCTACAGCTACACCCTCAACGGTGCTGAACACCACCCGGATGGCGCCGGCAACAATGTGCTGGGCGAGCATTTCCCGGTGCTGGTCAGCGACACCGACGGTGATGTGGCCAGCGGCTCGCTGGATGTGCGCATCATCGACGACGTGCCCAAGGCGGTGGACGATCACAACGCTACCCCGGCAACCGAGCTGCACACCGAACTGACCGGCAACGTGCTGGACAACGACACCCAGGGCGCCGACCGCGTGCCCGGCGGCATGGTCCAGGGCGGCACCTTCACCGGCACCTACGGCACTCTGGTGCTCAATGCCGATGGCTCCTACACCTACACCCTCAACACCAGCGACCCGGACTTCAAGAACCTGTTCGGCGGCGGTACCGGCGTCGAGCACTTCACCTACACGCTCAAGGACGCCGACGGCGATACCAGCAGCGCGACCCTGACCCTCGACGTGAAGAACCTCGACGACCCGGTAAAACTGGGCGGCCTGGACGTCGCAAATGGCGAGGTGACGGTCTACGAGAAATTCCTCGGCGATGGCAGCACGCCGAATGCCGCCCAACTGACCCAGGGCGGCACCTTCACCGTGGACGCCCCGGACGGTTTGAAAACCCTGACCGTAGCCGGGCTCAACCTGGTAGTGGATGGCACGCCGGCAGGCTTCCCGCAGTCGGTCACCACGCCATTGGGCAACACCCTGACCATCACCGGCTACAACCCCGCTACCGGCGTGGTCAGCTACACCTACCAACTGCTGGACAACGAAGCCCACGCCAACGCCGACGGCACCAACAGCCTGACCGAGCACTTCACCGTCACTGCCACCGACATGGACGGCAGCACCGCCAGCGGCACGCTGGATGTGAACATCGTCGACGACGTGCCCAAGGCGGTGGACGATCACAACGCTACCCCGGCAACCGAGCTGCACACCGAACTTACCGGCAACGTGCTGGACAACGACACCCAGGGCGCCGACCGCGTGCCCGGCGGCATGGTCCAGGGCGGCACCTTCACCGGCACCTACGGCACTCTGGTGCTCAATGCCGATGGCTCCTACACCTACACCCTCAACACCAGCGACCCGGACTTCAAGAACCTGTTCGGCGGCGGTACCGGCGTCGAGCACTTCACCTACACGCTCAAGGACGCCGACGGCGATACCAGCAGCGCGACCCTGACCCTCGACGTGAAGAACCTCGACGACCCGGTAAAACTGGGCGGCCTGGACGTCGCAAATGGCGAGGTGACGGTCTACGAGAAATTCCTCGGCGATGGCAGCACGCCGAATGCCGCCCAACTGACCCAGGGCGGCACCTTCACCGTGGACGCCCCGGACGGTTTGAAAACCCTGACCGTAGCCGGGCTCAACCTGGTAGTGGATGGCACGCCGGCAGGCTTCCCGCAGTCGGTCACCACGCCATTGGGCAACACCCTGACCATCACCGGCTACAACCCCGCTACCGGCGTGGTCAGCTACACCTACCAACTGCTGGACAACGAAGCCCACGCCAACGCCGACGGCACCAACAGCCTGACCGAGCACTTCACCGTCACTGCCACCGACATGGATGGCAGCACCGCCAGCGGCACGCTGGATGTGAACATCGTCGACGATGTGCCCAAGGCTGAGGATGACCACAACGCTACCCCGGCAACCGAGCTGCACACCGAACTGACCGGCAACGTGCTGGACAACGACACCCAGGGCGCCGACCGCGTGCCCGGCGGCATGGTCCAGGGCGGCACCTTCACCGGCACCTACGGCACCCTGGTGCTCAATGCCGATGGCTCCTACACCTACACCCTCAACACCAGCGACCCGGACTTCAAGAACCTGTTCGGCGGCGGTACCGGCGTCGAGCACTTCACCTACACGCTCAAGGACGCCGACGGCGACACCAGCAGCGCGACCCTGACCCTCGACGTGAAGAACCTCGACGACCCGGTAAAACTGGGCGGCCTGGACGTCGCAAACGGCGAGGTGACGGTCTACGAGAAATTCCTCGGTGATGGCAGCACACCGAATGCCGCCCAGCTGACCCAGGGTGGCACCTTCACCGTGGATGCCCCGGACGGTTTGAAAACCCTGACCGTAGCCGGGCTCAACCTGGTGGTGGATGGTACGCCGGTGGGCTTCCCGCAATCGGTCACCACGCCATTGGGCAACACCCTGACCATCACCGGCTACAACCCCGCTACCGGCGTGGTCAGCTACACCTACCAATTGCTGGACAACGAAGCCCACGCCAACGCCGACGGCACCAACAGCCTGACCGAGCACTTCACCGTCACTGCCACCGACATGGATGGCAGCACCGCCAGCGGCACGCTGGATGTGAATATCGTCGACGATGTGCCCCAGGCCCGGTGCGATTTTGCCGAGGTCACGGAAGGTGGGAGCGTTAGCGGCAATGTGCTGGACAACGACACCACCGGCGCCGATGTGCGTGCCGATGGCCAATACGTGGTCGGCGTGCGCGCGGGCAGCGACACTTCGTCCTCGGCCATTGGCCATGTGGGCGAGCAGATCATGGGGCAGTACGGCTACCTGACCCTGGACGCCAACGGCGTTGGCACCTACCACGCCAACCCCAACCAGGACCTGCCGCAATGGGCCACCGACACCTTCGTCTACACCATTCGCGATGCCGACGGTGACGAGAGCACCACCACCATCAACATCAAGGTGCAGGACTGCAAGCTGGTGGCGGGCGAGGACGACGTGACGGTCTACGAAAAAGCCCTGGACCTGTGCAAGACCGGCGCCGACCTGGCCCCCGGTAACGTGGTCGGCAGCGACCCGCACTCGCCTGGCGAAACGGCGACTGGCTCGCTGGCCGACGCGGTGCAGGGCGGGGTCGGGGCGCTGACCTTCACCCTGGTGGGCAATGCCACCGGGCAGTACGGGCAAATTCACCTGAACATCGACGGCAGCTACACCTACACCCTGACCTCGGCGCCAAGCTCGCCAGCCCCTGGCAATGACGGCCCGAACATCGTCACCGAGAGCTTCACCTATCAGGTCAAGGATTCCCTGGGCAACACCACCACCAGCACCATTGTCATCAACATCGTCGACGACGTACCCAAGGCCCATTGCGATTACGCCGATGTCACCGAAGGCGGCACGGTCAGCGGCAACGTGCTGGCCAACGATGTGCTGGGCGCCGATGTGCGCGCTGACGGCCAGTACGTGGTGGGCGTGCGTGCCGGCAGCGATACCTCCACCTCGGCCATCGGCCATGTGGGCGATGCGATCAACGGCCAGTACGGCTACCTGACCCTCGACTCCCAGGGCAACGCCAGCTACCACGCCTACGCCAACCAGGACCTGCCGCAATGGGCCAGCGACACCTTCGTCTACACCATCCGCGATGCCGATGGCGACGAGAGCACCGCAACCATCACCGTCAATGTACAGGACAGCAAGCTGATGGCGGGTGTGGACGATGTGACGGTGTACGAAAACGCCCTGGACCTGTGCAAGACCGGCGACGATCTGGCCCCGGGCAATGTGGTCGGCAGCGACCCGCAATCGCCTGGCGAAACCGCGACTGGCTCGCTGGCTGACGCGGTGCACGGCGGTGTTGGTGCTCTGAGCTTCACCCTGGTGGGCAATGCCACGGGCCAGTACGGGCAGATCCTGCTGAATGCCGATGGCTCGTACACCTACACCCTGACCTCGGCGCCGAATTCGCCGAACCACGTCAACGACGGCCCGAACATCGTTACCGAGAGCTTCACCTACCAGGTGAAGGATTCGCTGGGTAATACCACCACCAGCACCATCGTCATCAACATCGTCGACGACGTGCCCAAGGCCCATTGCGACTATGCCGATGTGAACCAGGGCGGCGCGGTCAGCGGCAACGTGCTGGCCAATGATGTGGTGGGCGCCGATGTACGCACCGACGGCCAGTATGTGGTGGGCGTGCGCGCTGGCCATGACACCTCGACCTCGGCGGTGGGGCATGTCGGTGAGCAGGTGATGGGGCTATACGGCTACCTGACCCTGGATGCCCAGGGCAACGCCACCTACCACGCCAACCCCGACAGCGTGCTGCCGCCATGGGCCGCCGACAGCTTCACCTATACCATCCGCGACGCCGACGGTGACGAGAGCACCACCACCATTCGCATCAGCGTGCAGGACAGCAAGCTGATGGCCAGCGACAACCACGACGTCACGGTGTACGAGAAAGCCCTGGACCTGCACCAGGACGGCAATGACCTGGCTGCCGGCAACACCACCGGCAGCGACCCTGCCTCCACCGGCGAGACTGCCAGCGGCAACCTGGCCGGCTCGGTCAGCGGCGGTATCGGTGGCCTCACCTACAGCCTGGTGGGCAGCGCCACCGGCGCTTACGGGCAGATCCAGGTGAAGGCCGATGGCAGCTACACCTACACCCTGACCTCGGCACCGAAGACCCCGGGCGGGGCCGACGACGGTGCCAATACCCTGAACGACCACTTCACCTACAAGGCCACCGATGCGCTGGGCAACAGCGTCACCGGCAGCATCACCATCAATATTGTCGACGATGTACCGCAGGTGCAGAACGCGGTGCGCAGCATCACCCCGGGCCAGGTCGACAGCAACCTGCTGCTGGTGATCGATGTGTCCGGCAGCATGGACTCGCCCTCGGGTGTGTCTGGCCTGAGCCGCCTGGACCTGGCCAAGCAGGCGATCAACGCACTGCTCGACAAGTACGACGCCATGGGCGACATCAAGGTGCAGGTGGTCACCTTCTCCAGTGGCGCCACCGACAAGACCCCGGTGTGGGTGTCGATCGGCGAGGCCAAGAGCCTGATCGCCGGGCTCAGCGCTGGCGGCACCACCCACTACGACGCAGCGGCCAGCACCGCGCAGCAAGCCTTCGACACCAGCGGCAAGATCGTCGGGGCGCAGAACATCGGCTACTTCTTCTCCGATGGCGAGCCCACCGCCGGCCACGGCATGACCAGCAGCCTGGAAAACAACTGGGAGAGCTTCCTCGACCAGAACGGCATCAAGAGCTACGCCATCGGCCTGGGCAACGGGGTCAACACCGGCAACCTCAACCCGCTGGCCTATGACGGCAGCAGCCATGTCGATACCAACTCGGTGGTGGTCACCGACCTTGGCCAACTCAATGCCGTGCTGTCGGGCACGGTGCAGGGTGCGCCGATCACCGGCAGCCTGATGAGCGGCGGCACCTTCGGTGCTGACGGCGGTTTCATCAAGGCACTGCTGGTGGACGGCACCACCTATAGCTTCGACCCCAACGCCCATGGCGGGCAGGGCGGTTACAGCGTCACGGGCGGCGCCGACAAGGCAACCTTCGACACCGCCAGCAACAGCCTGGCGATCAAGACCGGGCTGGGCGGCACCCTGCTGGTGGACATGGATAACGGCGAGTTCACCTACACGCCGCCCAAAGGCACTGGCGCCAACCAGGCCGAGCAGTTCGGCTTCACCGCCAGCGACAACGATGGCGACACCCGCAGCGCCACGCTGACGGTGAACATCAATGCCAACACCGCGCCCGTGGCCGGCGCCGACCACATCATCACCAACATCACCGGCGCCAGCATCAGCCTGCCGGCCGCCGCCTTGCTGGCCAACGACAGCGACGCCGACCACGATCGCCTGAGCGCCGCGCCGATCACCTTCAACACCGGTTTCGCCGACAAGGGCGAGGGCTTCACCCCTGGCACCCAGGCCCGCACCATCACCTTCGACGCGCCCGGCAACAAGGCCGAAAACCAGTACCGTGACCTGGCCCGCAGCGAGTTCACCAGCCTGTCGGGTGGCATGACTGCCGCCTTGGTGGTGGCCGGTTACCTGGGGGGTATCAGCAACAGCAACGCCAACGATGAGGACACCTTCACCGTCACCCTGCGCAAGGGCGAAACCCTGACCCTCGACCATAACCAGCCAGCCGGCAACCTGATGATGGAATGGAAGGACGCTGGCGGCAGCTACCAGGGCATCGCCGATGGCGGCAGCTTTACCGCCAGCCACGACGGGGTGTACAGCATTCATGTGGTCAACAGCGAGAATGCCATCGGTAACAGCAAGGCGGCGGAAAACTACAAGCTGAGCCTGGTGGTGGACTACAGCCAGGCCAGCAACCCGGTGGTCCACGATACCTACACCGTCAGCGACAACCACGGCGGTACAGCCACCGGCAACGTCGACATCAGCTACCAGTCCGGGCATACCCTCAACGGCACGGCCGGCGACGATGTGCTGCTGGCGGGCACGGGCGAGAACACCCTGAACGGCGGCGATGGTAACGACGTGCTGGTAGCAGGCAATGGCACCAGCAGCCTGTATGGCGGGGCGGGGGACGACCTGTTGCTGGCCGGCACCGGCAATGACCTGTTCGACGGCGGTACCGGTAACGACACCGTCAGTTTCGCCAAGGCTGGCGCCGGGGTGGTGGTCGACCTCGGTATTGTCGGGCAGCAGAACACTGTGGGTGCCGGGCACGATACCTTCGTCAGCATCGAGAACCTGATCGGTTCGGACTACAACGACACCCTGATCGGCAATGCCGGTGACAACCTGCTCAACGGCGGGGCCGGCAACGATGTGCTCAAGGGCGGTGCCGGCAATGACACGCTGATCGGCGGCCCGGGTGACGACATCATGACCGGCGGGCCGGGCAACGACACCTTCGTATGGCAGAAGGGCGACACCGGGCACGATACCGTGACCGACTTCACCCCTGGCAGCGACCACCTGGACCTGTCGCAGTTGCTGCAGGGCGAGAACGCCACCAGCGCGTCACTGGATGACTACCTGCACTTCAAGGTCAGTGGCAGCGGGGCCGGCGTGGTGTCGACCATCGAGGTCAGCAGCATTGCCGGTGCGGCGCCGACCCAAACCATCGAGCTGGCCGGGGTGGACCTGGCCCAGCATTACGGGGTGACGGCCGGGGCGGGCGGGGTGATTGCAGCGGGGCATGATACCGCGACCATCATCAACGGCATGCTCAATGATCACTCGCTGAAGGTGGATACGGTGTAA
- a CDS encoding TolC family outer membrane protein — translation MRALTPITSAILLAMACANSQAMSINEAVQNAVDQHPEISASRNSRLSADEDVKFARGGYYPTVDLVAGYGRQRSDNTNTRGFNPDGTRNHNKETLNYTQSELRLRQMLFDGFNTSNEVGRTEAVAASRAYYTQATAETVALRAVEVYLEVLKRRELVTLARNNLQAHLRVNDQIGLRSERGVGSTADLDQSSARRALAENNLDTAEVDLADAEANFFSVIGRVPDELEAPTSIKPEVPADLQAARQGMLENNPYLKSAQADVQSAEQQYEVAKSPFYPRLDAVLATGADNNTGGQKGHANNDWQAGVELSYNLFRGGSDKARLQSDAHKINQAMDIRNNALRQLNENLNLAWNAMNNARKQTPSAREYAETTQRVRAAYQDQFGLGQRTLLDVLDSENELYNANRRYTEVRYTEEFSMYRLLANMGELLSKQRISLPPEAIAKTEVRNEARLPDMR, via the coding sequence ATGCGCGCTTTAACCCCCATCACCAGTGCAATTCTGTTGGCCATGGCATGCGCCAACAGCCAGGCGATGTCGATTAACGAGGCCGTTCAAAACGCGGTAGACCAGCACCCCGAAATCAGCGCCAGCCGCAACAGCAGGCTGTCGGCCGACGAGGATGTGAAGTTCGCTCGCGGGGGCTACTACCCCACCGTCGACCTGGTCGCAGGTTACGGCCGCCAGCGCTCGGACAACACCAACACCCGCGGCTTCAACCCCGACGGCACGCGCAACCACAATAAAGAAACCCTCAACTACACCCAGTCCGAACTGCGCCTGCGGCAGATGCTGTTCGACGGCTTCAACACCTCCAACGAAGTCGGCCGCACCGAGGCGGTCGCTGCCTCGCGCGCCTACTACACCCAGGCCACCGCCGAAACCGTGGCCCTGCGCGCCGTCGAGGTGTACCTCGAGGTGCTCAAGCGCCGCGAGCTGGTGACCCTGGCGCGCAACAACCTGCAGGCGCACCTGCGGGTCAACGACCAGATCGGCCTGCGCAGCGAACGTGGCGTGGGCAGCACCGCCGACCTTGACCAGTCCAGCGCCCGCCGCGCTCTGGCCGAGAACAACCTGGACACCGCCGAGGTGGACCTGGCAGATGCCGAGGCCAACTTCTTCAGTGTGATCGGGCGCGTGCCCGACGAGCTGGAAGCGCCCACCTCCATCAAGCCCGAAGTGCCCGCCGACCTGCAGGCCGCGCGCCAGGGCATGCTGGAGAACAACCCCTACCTGAAGTCGGCCCAGGCCGACGTGCAGTCTGCCGAGCAGCAGTACGAAGTGGCCAAGTCGCCCTTCTACCCACGCCTGGACGCAGTACTGGCCACTGGCGCCGACAACAATACCGGCGGCCAGAAGGGCCACGCCAACAATGACTGGCAGGCCGGCGTCGAGCTCAGCTACAACCTGTTCCGCGGCGGCAGCGACAAGGCCCGCCTGCAGTCCGATGCGCACAAGATCAACCAGGCCATGGACATCCGCAACAACGCCCTGCGCCAGCTCAACGAGAACCTGAACCTGGCCTGGAACGCCATGAACAACGCGCGCAAGCAAACCCCCAGCGCCCGCGAATATGCCGAAACCACCCAGCGGGTACGTGCCGCCTATCAGGACCAGTTCGGCCTGGGCCAACGTACCCTGCTGGACGTACTCGACAGCGAGAACGAGCTGTACAACGCCAACCGCCGCTACACCGAGGTGCGCTACACCGAGGAGTTCTCCATGTACCGCCTGCTGGCCAACATGGGCGAGCTGCTGAGCAAGCAGCGCATTTCACTGCCGCCGGAGGCGATCGCCAAGACCGAAGTAAGGAATGAGGCCCGCTTGCCCGACATGCGTTAA